A genomic window from Motacilla alba alba isolate MOTALB_02 chromosome 6, Motacilla_alba_V1.0_pri, whole genome shotgun sequence includes:
- the PPRC1 gene encoding peroxisome proliferator-activated receptor gamma coactivator-related protein 1 isoform X2 has product MCHPAPAGERGKTRGAHVHCTATLHSSLVSSLPGGSGGRGEGHNTRSHPQGYSQCFSLEDDDLNLTSLDAETILEAEEILGTMQNYLDSSVISIIEDLSLSESKACLDAQNELSLLTAITEILDSTDDETLSPFDTIMDAELLTSPRERENPSFQKFLTLSRPLLECESSTLEQPKALRPLSSSSSVSVVGKSDTDVAWDRATHGLEDPMLPKKQVCSTPRVERKVGWHRAREQPLPQRSDGEEEEEEAALSLELDSSMEAVNFCVSEAGAALEEHEDPCIINTGDVSLSELVKSMHPYCLPTFTVCLDPDTEPVAKELLSSPVLLEIVPGEGESVEIPVVLQPLTPNSPDLEPQLLGVEETTRESVPEDRGELPGAPTQENGLEEEKEEKLPGKEPSCTTPEATSSPETAAPGASGPNNSSWHSTEAPAGGKRECSEKGRGRERARKSRKKKAEEDQSKQARPGRDCVAHRLRSTGSGQPLAQPAISRQRAECPSVQVSDFLAQQLERARKEGQMELHAERAHRPRGRPQSTAGAFLPKKMKQELQKEPAPETLNVALEKNKTLASLDKAAPSVEGQPAAACPSLTDQAEGQGDAQPSVGQSSGVSEAASQLPDQGVGLEPAQRLPAAEPSEGLPKEAKPKALSLREYRIRMLHRQPSTGGSQEGKKQVANKWPSVPEPPTELAEIPCLVSPIRSATEADGAQKGPDKPTSPGAVPSPASKAPTALTSAPAPATAPPPPSAPMPFVAPSVPPAAGVASTGMPPASAGAYTLYPPVPSWPCFSPQPMGCHGLPPPPSASSSSTFHVVPGLPPPAMAWPPPPLPPPPPFGPGGPYAPVGWAPPSYWPGIPMPPPMPSLAYRDPGAAAQATTAFPAGSHPGTAPLHGQSPAAPVLSCPEPPAFPTQSPAAPTSEMGPAGGPARPAAGRVSDPRRQARLAGESSVPKAPLAPAPAQPPPAPSAAAAQTSRVPPAVPVPQAVPTRPLEESQAATPNQLPKAPPAAICCPAEVSPAPVEESPSTHASEKAVGPGTETVEKALLEPKAAAGQEVPGQKSTSQAAAPPRKAGRESSLPAKAPTVRPWRHQPLLSSAQPRDSSKDIVQAFISEIGIEATDLSSLLEQFEKSEAKKEESPVQPPEERQLTGSSGPETQQEAPTQQDRKPPDGLQASELANVAGLTPPATPPHQLWKPLPAVSLLAKTKSPGSMPQEGPQKTTKLMKAKPLLPNKIQVKSMVSAPASTAPSHVCSGDHDYCILGAPRPESSNIPGTQPPAEGGSRWNVKHHRDITIKPISFLTKRTLDQPEPTPPAPNTTTGHSPEPLGMACPAPLDYRTTIPNKATTGCSSPPTSVLLSPAASPCRDQEVRTPSAQPSHAAAKRSLRCYRRPQDSPSPSADGWRAGRSRASRSFSSSSDGASESSSSSSSSSSRSRSRSLSPPPKRWRRYRSRCSHSSSSRSSCGSCGRSRDRSSSSSSTSSYSSRSTSRSQSRSPSPRGRSNRWRRYSYDAQDHYQRQRILQKERAIEERRVVFIGKIPSRMTRSELRHRFSVFGDIEECTLHFRSEGDNYGFVTYRYAEEAFAAIESGHKLRRPDEQPFDLCFGGRRQFCRRNYADLDSNREDFDPAPVKSKFDSLDFDTLLRQAQRSLRR; this is encoded by the exons ATGTGCCACCCAGCCCCGGCGGGGGAGCGGGGAAAGACGCGGGGGGCACATGTACATTGCACGGCAACGCTGCACAGCAGCCTCGTGTCCTCCCTGCccgggggcagcggcggccgtGGGGAGGGACACAACACACGAAGCCATCCACAGGGATACTCCCAG TGCTTTTCCCTCGAGGACGATGACCTGAACTTAACATCGTTGGATGCAGAAACCATCTTAGAGGCTGAAGAGATCCTGGGGACAATGCAGAACTATCTTGACTCCTCTGTGATCTCCATCATTGAGGATCTTTCTCTGAGCGAG AGCAAGGCCTGCCTGGATGCACAGAACGAGCTGTCCCTGCTGACTGCCATCACAGAGATCCTGGACAGCACAGATGATGAGACCTTGTCCCCCTTTGACACCATCAtggatgcagagctgctgaccTCGCCTCGTGAGCGGGAGAATCCCTCG TTTCAGAAGTTTCTCACCTTATCCCGCCCGTTGCTGGAGTGTGAGAGCTCTACCCTGGAACAGCCTAAGGCTCTCAGgcctctcagcagcagcagcagcgtcTCTGTGGTTGGGAAG AGTGACACAGATGTGGCCTGGGACCGTGCAACTCATGGCCTCGAGGACCCAATGCTGCCAAAGAAGCAAGTCTGCAGTACCCCGAGAGTGGAGAGGAAGGTGGGCTGGCACCGAGCCcgagagcagcccctgccacaGCGCAGTGatggggaggaagaagaggaagaagctgcCTTGAGCCTGGAGCTAGACAGCAGCATGGAAGCTGTGAATTTCTGTGTGAGCGAGGCAGGGGCGGCACTGGAGGAGCATGAAGACCCCTGCATCATCAACACAGGTGACGTATCCCTGAGTGAGCTGGTGAAGTCCATGCACCCTTACTGCCTGCCCACCTTCACTGTGTGCCTGGACCCTGACACGGAGCCTGTGGCCAAGGAGCTTCTGAGTAGTCCTGTCTTGCTGGAAATTGtgcctggagagggagagagtgTGGAGATCCCTGTGGTTCTGCAGCCTTTGACTCCCAACTCCCCTGACCtggagccccagctcctgggggtAGAGGAGACTACCAGGGAGTCAGTCCCAGAAGATCgtggggagctgccaggagctccaACCCAGGAAAATGGGttggaagaagagaaggaggaaaaactgCCTGGGAAGGAGCCTTCGTGCACTACCCCAGAGGCCACTTCCTCACCGGAGACAGCGGCACCTGGAGCCTCAGGTCCCAAcaacagctcctggcacagcacagaagcCCCAGCAGGTGGAAAACGTGAATGCTCTGAGAAGGGACGGGGCCGTGAGAGAGCAAGAAAGAGTcggaaaaagaaagcagaggaggaCCAAAGCAAGCAGGCCAGACCTGGCAGGGACTGTGTAGCCCATCGGCTCCGTTCCACTGGCTCTGGACAGCCCCTTGCCCAGCCAGCCATCAGCCGGCAGCGGGCAGAGTGTCCCTCTGTTCAGGTCTCAGActtcctggcacagcagctggagcgAGCCCGGAAGGAGGGGCAGATGGAGCTGCATGCTGAGCGGGCACATCGACCCCGGGGCAGGCCTCAGAGTACAGCAGGGGCCTTCCTGCCCAAGAAGatgaagcaggagctgcagaaggagccaGCACCAGAAACCCTGAATGTGGCCCTGGAGAAGAACAAGACTCTGGCGTCCCTGGACAAGGCTGCACCAAGCGTGgaggggcagccagcagctgcatgTCCCAGTCTGACAGACCAGGCTGAGGGCCAGGGAGATGCGCAGCCATCTGTTGGACAGAGCAGTGGGGTCTCGGAGGCTGCCTCTCAGCTCCCAGACCAAGGTGTTGGGCTGGAGCCTGCCcagaggctgccagcagcagagccgaGTGAGGGCCTGCCTAAGGAAGCCAAACCCAAGGCCCTGAGCCTGCGTGAGTACCGCATCCGCATGCTGCACCGTCAGCCCAGCACGGGTGGCAGCCAGGAAGGCAAGAAGCAAGTGGCCAACAAGTGGCCCAGTGTCCCTGAGCCTCCgacagagctggcagagatCCCCTGCCTGGTGTCACCCATTCGCTCCGCCACCGAGGCAGACGGTGCTCAGAAGGGAccagacaaacccaccagccctggtgctgtcccttctcctgccagcaAAGCTCCCACTGCTCTGACTTCAGCCCCAGCACCTGCCACAGCTCCACCACCGCCATCAGCACCAATGCCTTTTGTTGCACCAAGCGtgcccccagctgctggggtggccTCCACTGGGATGCCGCCAGCCTCTGCCGGTGCTTATACCCTTTACCCACCAGTGCCTTCCTGGCCCTGCTTCAGCCCGCAGCCCATGGGCTGCCATGGCTTGCCCCCACCAcccagtgccagctcctccAGTACTTTTCACGTGGTGCCCGGCCTCCCGCCTCCAGCCATGGCCTGGCCCCCTCCACCTTTGCCACCCCCGCCTCCATTTGGCCCGGGCGGCCCCTATGCCCCAGTTGGGTGGGCACCACCATCCTATTGGCCTGGAATCCCCATGCCACCTCCGATGCCTTCCCTTGCGTACAGGGACCCCGGAGCAGCAGCGCAGGCCACCACCGccttcccagctggcagccaccctggcacagcccctctgcatGGGCagtctcctgctgcccctgtcCTCAGCTGCCCGGAGCCACCAGCCTTCCCCACCCAGTCACCTGCTGCCCCGACCAGCGAGATGGGGCCTGCAGGTGGCCCGGCCAGGCCGGCGGCTGGCAGGGTGTCAGATCCCAGGAGGCAGGCACGGCTGGCGGGAGAGAGCTCTGTCCCCAAGGCCCCtctggctccagccccagcccagcccccgcCAGCCCCCTCAGCTGCCGCTGCACAGACCAGCAGGgtccctcctgcagtgccagtcccccaggctgtccccactCGGCCTCTGGAGGAGTCCCAAGCCGCAACTCCCAACCAGCTCCCAAAGGCCCCCCCAGCTGCCAtctgctgcccagcagaggTGTCTCCTGCCCCTGTTGAGGAGTCCCCCAGCACCCATGCCTCAGAGAAGGCTGTAGGGCCAGGGACGGAGACAGTGGAGAAAGCCCTGTTGGAGcccaaggcagctgctgggcaggaggtgccTGGCCAAAAATCGacctcccaggctgcagcaccaccACGGAAAGCAGGTCGAGAGAGCAGCCTTCCCGCCAAGGCACCCACTGTGCGGCCATGGAGGCACCAGCCActcctcagctcagcccagcccagagacAGCAGCAAGGACATTGTGCAAGCCTTCATCAGCGAGATCG GGATTGAAGCCACCGACCTGTCCAGCCTGCTGGAGCAGTTTGAGAAGTCTGAAG CCAAGAAGGAGGAAAGTCCTGTACAGCCCCCAGAGGAAAGGCAGCTGACAGGGAGCTCTGG GCCTGAGACCCAGCAGGAAGCACCAACCCAGCAGGACAGGAAGCCACCAGATGGCCTGCAGGCCTCTGAGCTGGCTAATGTGGCAG GCCTCACGCCCCCAGCCACACCTCCTCACCAGCTCTGGAAGCCTTTGCCTGCTGTCTCACTGCTGGCCAAGACCAAATCACCTGGGTCCATGCCCCAGGAAGGACCCCAGAAGACAACCAAGCTGATGAAAGCCAAGCCCCTGCTCCCAAACAAGATCCAGGTGAAGAGCATGGTGtcagcccctgccagcacagcccccagccacGTCTGCTCGGGAGACCACGACTACTGCATCCTGGGTGCACCGCGGCCTGAGAGCAGCAATATCCCTGGCACGCAGCCCCCTGCCGAAGGTGGCTCCCGCTGGAATGTCAAACACCACCGGGACATCACTATCAAACCCATTTCCTTCTTAACCAAACGGACGCTGGACCAACCTGAGCCCACCCCACCAGCCCCTAACACCACCACGGGGCACAGCCCGGAGCCCCTGGGGATggcctgcccagctcccctggaTTATCGGACTACCATCCCCAACAAGGCCACCACTGGGTGCAGCAGTCCCCCCACCTCAGTGCTCCTGTCTCCAGCTGCATCCCCCTGCCGGGACCAGGAGGTGCGGactcccagtgcccagcccagccatgcTGCTGCCAAGAGGTCCCTGCGCTGCTACCGGAGACCCCAGGACtcacccagcccctctgccgACGGCTGGAGGGCTGGCCGGAGCCGTGCCAGCCGTTCTTTCAGCTCCAGTTCGGATGGAGCTAGTGAGtcctcatcttcatcttcatcctcGTCCTCCCGATCCCGGTCACGGTCGCTCTCCCCACCTCCCAAGCGGTGGCGAAG GTACCGCTCAAGATgttcccacagctcctcctctcGCTCCAGCTGTGGGTCATGTGGCAGATCCCGGGACAGgtcatcatcctcatcatcaaCATCCTCCTACTCATCCAGGTCCACATCCCGCAGCCAGTCCCGCTCCCCTTCGCCCCGCGGGAGGAGTAACAGGTGGAGAAG ATACAGTTATGATGCACAGGACCACTACCAAAGGCAGAGGATCCTCCAGAAAGAACGTGCAATA GAGGAGCGGCGAGTTGTGTTTATCGGCAAGATCCCCAGCAGGATGACACGGTCGGAGCTGCGGCACCGCTTCTCTGTGTTTGGGGACATTGAGGAGTGTACCCTGCATTTCCGCTCCGAGGG GGATAACTATGGCTTTGTCACCTACCGGTATGCTGAGGAAGCCTTCGCTGCCATCGAGAGTGGGCACAAGCTGCGGCGCCCAGACGAGCAGCCCTTCGACCTGTGCTTTGGTGGCCGCAGGCAGTTCTGCAGGAGGAACTACGCTGACTTGG ATTCAAACCGTGAGGATTTTGACCCAGCTCCCGTCAAGAGCAAGTTTGACTCCCTGGACTTTGACACTCTGCTGCGGCAGGCACAGCGCAGCCTACGGAGGTAG